In Mytilus trossulus isolate FHL-02 chromosome 6, PNRI_Mtr1.1.1.hap1, whole genome shotgun sequence, a single window of DNA contains:
- the LOC134721281 gene encoding chromobox protein homolog 2-like, with translation MEAEQVLQERSRGRGKKEYLVRWEGKGPESDSWEPASSVPQKIVKRFSSPGKKTPAKRSRTRSTSRGRGGRSRSKTRKASKSPSRRKSAPTAAPTRQSRRSIIETKTPESEIRTETLTSKTDVSQNNIGTVTRTVTEEKTVTSSVKKSPINRFSDSDSAPAWKRNLPDVGQYYNSDYAMIIVFTCVTIITLSFVLENKVDFAAIWEYLKNLFNSLVLMMTSVFPSSPETKSTGSQTGK, from the exons ATGGAG GCAGAACAAGTTCTTCAAGAGAGAAGTAGAGGTAGAGGAAAAAAGGAATATTTAGTAAGATGGGAAGGAAAAGGACCAGAAAGTGATTCATGGGAACCAGCTTCAAGTGTACctcaaaaaattgtcaaaagatTTTCA TCACCAGGAAAGAAAACACCTGCCAAAAGGTCAAGAACTCGTTCAACATCCAGAGGCAGAGGAGGTCGCTCTAGATCAAAAACTCGTAAAGCTAGTAAATCACCTTCTAGGAGAAAATCTGCGCCTACTGCGGCTCCAACTAGACAGTCTAGAAGATCTATTATAGAAACAAAGACTCCTGAATCTGAAATTAGGACAGAAACCTTAACTTCAAAG ACGGACGTTTCACAGAATAACATTGGTACAGTAACGAGGACAGTGACAGAAGAGAAAACAGTTACTAGTTCTGTGAAAAAATCACCCATCAATAGATTTTCTGACTCAGACTCTGCCCCAGCATGGAAACGAAATTTACCAGACGTTGGCCAATATTACAACTCAGATTATGCCATGATTATAGTATTTACCTGTGTCACTATAATAACACTGAgttttgttttggaaaataaAGTCGA cTTTGCAGCAATATGGGAATACTTAAAGAATCTTTTCAACAGTCTAGTTCTGATGATGACTAGTGTGTTTCCATCATCACCAGAAACCAAATCTACAGGTTCTCAGACAGGAAAATAG
- the LOC134721280 gene encoding cytochrome b-c1 complex subunit Rieske, mitochondrial-like has translation MYSLPKSAAMPAVSQMIGKITRPILPSASLAPEVVSLKPSQHDKKSSYTLHKLAPKSAVKISSNWCRSQQVRYSHTDINFPDYSSYKRAGSKDVNVSQGQSEPQRKLFSYLMVGSGAVAGTYVAKSFVQDLMGIIDVSADILALAKVEVDLADVPIGENLTVKWRGKPVFIRHRSEEEIATEAGVDLASLRDPQHDLDRTQKPEWAVMLGVCTHLGCVPVPMAGDYNGYFCPCHGSHYDLSGRIRKGPAPLNLDIPDHSFPEGTMLVIG, from the exons ATGTATTCCCTACCTAAATCCGCTGCTATGCCAGCAGTTTCACAAATGATAGGGAAAATTACAAGACCGATTCTACCTTCAGCTTCACTGGCACCAGAAGTTGTGTCATTAAAACCGTCCCAACACGATAAGAAATCGTCTTATACGTTACATAAGTTGGCACCGAAATCtgcagtcaaaatttcaagtaaCTGGTGTA gATCACAACAAGTAAGGTATTCTCATACAGATATAAATTTTCCAGACTACTCATCATATAAAAGAGCAGGTTCTAAAGATGTTAATGTATCTCAAGGACAATCAGAACCACAAAGGAAACTCTTTTCCTATTTGATGGTTGGAA gTGGAGCAGTTGCAGGTACATATGTGGCTAAATCCTTTGTACAAGATTTAATGGGAATAATAGATGTATCAGCTGATATTTTAGCCTTAGCCAAGGTTGAGGTAGATCTAGCCGATGTCCCTATCGGAGAGAATCTGACAGTAAAATGGCGAGGCAAGCCAGTATTTATTAGGCATAGATCAGAAGAAGAAATCGCAACAGAAGCCGGTGTTGATTTAGCATCATTAAGAGATCCCCAACACGACTTGGATAGAACACAAAAGCCAGAATGGGCTGTGATGTTAGGAGTCTGCACACATTTAG ggTGTGTACCAGTTCCCATGGCTGGAGATTATAATGGTTATTTCTGTCCCTGTCATGGTTCTCATTATGATTTATCTGGAAGAATAAGGAAAGGTCCAGCTCCGTTGAACCTTGACATCCCTGACCATTCGTTTCCAGAAGGAACAATGCTGGTTATTGGTTAA